The proteins below come from a single Sphingomonas hankookensis genomic window:
- a CDS encoding thiolase family protein: MKAVIAGYVRSPFHLAGKGALARVRPEDLAAQVVRGLIERTGVDAAEIEDVVMGCAFPEGEQGFNVARMVALLGDLPLSVGGMTVNRFCGSSMSAIHIAAGQIEVGAGEAFICAGLESMSRVPMGGYNPLPNPALAAKSAGAYMGMGDTAENVATQYQITRDEQDAFAVASQRKAAAARSEGRLAQEIIPIQTKGGVVSEDGTIRPDTTTEALSGLKPAFRQDGSVTAGTSSPLTDGASAVLVTSEEFATKHGLTILARIKSIGISGCAPETMGLGPIGASKKALERAGLSVSDIDVVEINEAFAAQAIACIRDLGIKDEAINLDGGAIAIGHPLGATGARIVGKAAALLAREGKRYALATQCIGGGQGIATVLERA, translated from the coding sequence ATGAAGGCCGTAATCGCAGGCTATGTTCGTTCTCCCTTTCATCTGGCGGGCAAGGGCGCGCTGGCGCGGGTGCGGCCCGAGGATCTGGCGGCGCAGGTCGTGCGCGGGCTGATCGAGCGCACCGGCGTCGATGCGGCGGAAATCGAGGACGTGGTAATGGGTTGCGCCTTTCCCGAAGGGGAACAGGGCTTCAACGTCGCGCGGATGGTGGCGCTGCTGGGCGACCTGCCGCTGTCGGTCGGCGGCATGACGGTGAACCGCTTCTGCGGATCGTCGATGAGCGCGATCCATATTGCCGCCGGGCAGATCGAGGTGGGGGCAGGCGAGGCGTTCATCTGCGCCGGCCTCGAATCGATGAGCCGGGTGCCGATGGGCGGCTACAACCCGCTGCCCAATCCGGCGCTCGCCGCCAAGAGCGCCGGCGCCTATATGGGCATGGGCGACACCGCCGAGAATGTCGCGACCCAGTATCAGATCACCCGTGACGAACAGGACGCCTTCGCCGTCGCCAGCCAGCGCAAGGCCGCCGCCGCGCGCAGCGAAGGCCGGCTCGCGCAAGAAATCATCCCGATCCAGACCAAGGGCGGGGTGGTCAGCGAGGACGGCACCATCCGCCCCGACACCACCACCGAGGCATTGTCGGGCCTGAAGCCCGCCTTCCGGCAGGACGGGTCGGTCACCGCCGGCACCTCGTCGCCGCTGACCGATGGGGCGAGTGCGGTGCTGGTGACGTCGGAGGAGTTCGCGACGAAGCATGGGCTGACCATCCTCGCCCGGATCAAGTCGATCGGCATTTCGGGCTGCGCGCCCGAGACGATGGGCCTCGGCCCGATCGGCGCGTCGAAAAAGGCGCTGGAGCGCGCGGGGCTGAGCGTCAGCGATATCGATGTGGTCGAGATCAACGAGGCGTTCGCGGCGCAGGCGATCGCCTGCATCCGCGATCTCGGCATCAAGGACGAGGCGATCAACCTCGACGGCGGGGCGATCGCGATCGGGCATCCGCTGGGCGCGACCGGCGCGCGGATCGTCGGCAAGGCGGCGGCGCTGCTGGCGCGCGAGGGCAAGCGCTATGCGCTGGCGACCCAGTGCATCGGCGGCGGGCAGGGCATCGCCACCGTGCTGGAGCGCGCATGA
- a CDS encoding MerR family transcriptional regulator gives MADGDAAMDGELSGIHAVADTLGITPRTLRLYEDKGLIHPVRVGNNRAYSHRDIVRMRLILRGKRLGFTLREIQEFLDLYSSDAGNDEQMHALADRCRTRIDALNLQRQALEQTVAELEELEQTARANLCRSAR, from the coding sequence ATGGCCGACGGGGACGCAGCGATGGATGGTGAACTGAGCGGCATCCACGCCGTCGCCGACACGCTGGGCATCACCCCGCGCACGCTTCGCCTGTATGAAGACAAGGGGCTGATCCACCCGGTCCGCGTCGGCAACAACCGCGCCTACAGCCACCGCGACATCGTGCGGATGCGCCTGATCCTGCGCGGCAAACGGTTGGGCTTCACCCTGCGCGAAATCCAGGAGTTTCTCGATCTCTACAGCAGCGACGCGGGCAACGACGAACAGATGCACGCGCTTGCCGACCGCTGCCGCACCCGCATCGACGCGCTGAACCTGCAACGCCAGGCGCTCGAACAGACGGTGGCGGAACTGGAGGAACTCGAACAGACCGCCCGCGCCAATCTGTGCCGGTCGGCGCGGTAG